In the genome of Arabidopsis thaliana chromosome 4, partial sequence, the window CATTAACCAATCGCTGAACTATGATGATTGTAGCAGAAGGGtaccaaaataatatagaaaacGGTGAACGTAATAACTAATTTagataatatattattcttgTAATATCACATTAAGGGATGTAGCCGAAGTTAAAATCCTgtgttcaaaattttgtatctCATATGCAAATTCTAATCAAGTTTGTTTTCATCATATTCAACAAACCTTATAAAAAACTAGATTCTAAAtcccaagaaaaacaaataaaatggtATAACTACAAAGACTTTAAAATATTGccaacaaacatatataggtTAGATCATTTGATCATATATGACTCAATTttcaagaaatcaaagaatgatattaattcttttttcttttccgtaGAATGATATTAAATACGTAAGTCTTTGCCTACACGGGTGTGGTCTAGTGGAGTGATCAGATTAGAGGAAGTTGTAATGAGCTACCCCTTATTCGATCCACCCTACAACTACTCTACAAATGTGTGAGTATCAGAAGTTTTCACATGGCTCTCCCTGGCCCCTAAATTAGTTGTATCTCATGGCTCGTTAACTCGAGAATCAGTAAGAGAGAAAAGTTCTCGTGACCTACCATGAACTCATAAGTGTCCGTTGAACCGGATCATccgaattaaaaaaaaaaaatagacgTTTTCTtcgacaaaaaaattatagatttGTGTGAGTCATTTAAAGCATGTAAGCATTTAAAACTTTCAATCACTGATTGTAATAGATGGAAAATTACGATGTTAACAGAAATTGTATAGTCTTAACTATAAATACACTTTCGAAGGTTTTAAATCTCgttaataatgaaaatactCACACATATGTATGGAAAGAGTATCCACGAAATTTGAGTGAAATGCCCATAGTATATATGCATTCCAAATTTTtaccataaaacaaaacacaccaGATTTTCAGGAATTCACTATTAATAAACTAtaccaaaattattatttatgcaTTAAATATTCCTctgtataaataaaatcaaaggCCTACGAAACATGCATTGGTCAAAttacacacaccaaaaaaggagaaaaacagaagaagaagagagcaaagATGAAAGGCATTGCGATGTTATTGGTTTCATGTcttcttttctcctttctctcaaCCAACCTAGCCAAAGGTATCATTCTCATATTTTCATATGTAACCGGTTTATCAATACCAGTGCGTTAACCAATAAAATCCCGGTTCAAAATGTAAAACACATACAATACAATCTCATTAACACGTCTACGTATATTGTTTGAATATGTACGCAGAGTTAAAGTGGTGTCCATCAAAGGACGTGTTCAATGGATCGTGCACAGACACAGGAAGTCCAAGCTACACATGTTTTCTAGATTTGTTGGGATCTAAGAGTGCAAGTGCTATGCCTAAGAATTGCAAATGCACTCCTCTTCCTCACAATCGTCGTCAATGTGACTGTTTTGTCGTTTGTGACAGCAATTAAGTTATTCTTTCGATTCCTTGATttataattagggtttaaattttttttttccatcttcaATAATGTTTATTGAAGGAGATCTCTTTGTCATCTACATTTAAAATAAGTAATATATAAATCTcagtttacaaaaaaaaaaaaacttttattactTATCATCTATGTCAATAAGCATggtattttgttctttttttatcaatgAAATGTCAAATCCATGTTTTATTTACAATAATTATCTTACTTGAATTATTTTATCCCGCAAAAAGGTATACCTACT includes:
- the SCRL11 gene encoding SCR-like 11 (SCR-like 11 (SCRL11); INVOLVED IN: signal transduction; LOCATED IN: endomembrane system; CONTAINS InterPro DOMAIN/s: Plant self-incompatibility response (InterPro:IPR010682); BEST Arabidopsis thaliana protein match is: SCR-like 10 (TAIR:AT4G15735.1); Has 35333 Blast hits to 34131 proteins in 2444 species: Archae - 798; Bacteria - 22429; Metazoa - 974; Fungi - 991; Plants - 531; Viruses - 0; Other Eukaryotes - 9610 (source: NCBI BLink).), yielding MKGIAMLLVSCLLFSFLSTNLAKELKWCPSKDVFNGSCTDTGSPSYTCFLDLLGSKSASAMPKNCKCTPLPHNRRQCDCFVVCDSN